The genome window AGAGACCAGATCGAACTAACGCAGCCCGATCTGCTCCCACGGACGTTTTAATTGCGCACATATGTCTGTGCGTTGTGCGTGCACTTTTCCCCGTTTTAGTTTTTGGCAGGAGGACACAATGATTCGAGAACGAGTGCTCAAGGTCGTATTGATGTTAGTGGGGTTGCTCTTTTTGGCAGGTGTTTACCCGCTCTTGAGATGGCAGCCGAATCAGACAATCGAGCAGATGCTCGGCGGCATCTATGCCGCACTGGGGATTTTTCTGCTGCTTGCGTCACGTAACAGGTCAGTGAATCGCGGCTTGATCGCCTTCACGACGTGGTCGACCGTTGCTCACGCAGCCATCATGACACTGCATTTCCACTTGTTATGTTCAATGTAGAAGTGATCGCAACATCGTTGCATTGCGTGGCACCGTTTGACCAGACTTAAGGAGTGCAGAATGCGATTTTTACCCATATTGGTTCTTCATATTTGCGGGGGAATCTTAGGCCTGTTGTCCGGTACAGTAGCAATGTCTTTGCGCAAAGGCTCCAGCCGGCACGCTGTGGCGGGAAATGTATTTGTCATAGCCATGGTGTGCATGGCCGCAAGCGGGTCGTATCTGGGGTTCATGAAGCACCAAATGAACAATGTCTTCGGCGGCATTCTAACGATCTATCTAGTGACAACGGCATGGGCAACAGCCCGGCGCAGGGAGGGTGAAACTGGCATTTTCGATTGGGCGGGATTTCTAGTTGCATTGGGCATCGGAGCCCTCAGCGTGGCCCATGGGCTAGAAAAGGCCACAGGCCGCATTGGGTCAGATGATGGCGTTCCCGCCGGCATGGATATCTTCATGGGCTCGGTGATTCTGCTTGCTGCCGCGGGAGACCTTCGCATGCTCGTGCGCG of Terriglobales bacterium contains these proteins:
- a CDS encoding DUF6632 domain-containing protein, whose amino-acid sequence is MIRERVLKVVLMLVGLLFLAGVYPLLRWQPNQTIEQMLGGIYAALGIFLLLASRNRSVNRGLIAFTTWSTVAHAAIMTLHFHLLCSM